A window of Zingiber officinale cultivar Zhangliang chromosome 5A, Zo_v1.1, whole genome shotgun sequence contains these coding sequences:
- the LOC121981898 gene encoding glutamic acid-rich protein-like: MRVPPSRLLPSPGRSREPAAAVPALSSSRSRRLRSSGSVKGGQSPMFPLVAGGRRKGVAFEAAEPSSPKVTCIGQVRVKSKKKKASPAVAAVVRSRSVRGSGTEASFRRMEDGNGSRGCWPSRKHKWANRLPVSINCFFPCGGRSLCSSSCSRSGADRAEECGEEWWSSNGAVFARWPVAVPQSDEGKERGVFSVVVEEKGDREMGMVIAERVKGEELGFDVEVKKRNEVVMLVGKSEEKQEEVQICIPPRNALLLMRCRSDPVRMAALTTRLLDSPAMKVSVEERDEDEGNCDERNGDQCAKSNVAMEGEEKGTRAPEAMQENQDSVLTEQLMKEFDDSLEKLKKEELNSDKEKQSQFKEQGEVATAAEVVELEEGGKENAEGDEQEQEVALVESEKASLREKIDENEMPSESPLQERETGKEPSIIMRSSSCPSTVDKQERTMSRRSQERGRRHNPSSKERGRRHSFSTEREARRPSFNTEKEVRRSSFSSEGKETWSFSIEKDGLKLEKEPMNQEQNEEEEEEEDSAADMGRKDDIFAVPKTHSRGIEEEEEEDGGRQHFRIEEETGQKGVEEKSPDLPDCLLLMLYEPKLSMEVSKETWVCSDDFLQRNRHPSKSTAAATTTMVTSTDEASEIANENKEVGTPMQDACRPPAPTLLAADTEKKLTINAVAKHAQVPTLAYEPLVLTRCKSEPMRSSASLTPDACFWRDRHRPIGATGIGF; the protein is encoded by the coding sequence ATGCGGGTGCCACCGTCTAGGTTGCTTCCCAGCCCCGGACGCAGTCGCGAACCGGCTGCGGCGGTTCCTGCACTTTCCTCCTCCCGCAGCCGCCGCCTCCGCAGCAGCGGCAGCGTGAAGGGCGGACAGTCTCCGATGTTCCCCTTGGTAGCCGGAGGGCGGCGGAAAGGCGTCGCCTTTGAGGCAGCGGAGCCGTCCTCGCCGAAGGTTACCTGCATAGGCCAGGTACGGGTCAAGagtaagaagaagaaggcttcccCTGCGGTCGCGGCGGTGGTGCGGTCGAGATCCGTTAGGGGGAGTGGCACCGAGGCGAGCTTTAGGAGGATGGAGGACGGAAATGGATCGCGAGGATGCTGGCCGAGCAGGAAGCACAAGTGGGCGAATCGCCTCCCGGTGAGCATAAATTGCTTCTTCCCTTGCGGTGGCAGGTCCCTCTGCTCCTCTTCTTGCTCCAGATCGGGCGCAGATAGAGCTGAAGAATGCGGCGAGGAGTGGTGGAGCTCAAATGGCGCCGTGTTCGCAAGGTGGCCAGTGGCGGTTCCTCAGAGCGACGAGGGGAAGGAACGGGGGGTCTTTAGCGTTGTTGTCGAAGAGAAAGGAGACAGAGAGATGGGAATGGTAATAGCGGAGAGGGTGAAGGGGGAAGAATTAGGGTTTGATGTAGAGGTGAAGAAGCGAAATGAAGTGGTGATGCTTGTGGGGAAAAGTGAGGAGAAACAAGAAGAGGTGCAGATTTGCATTCCTCCGAGGAATGCCCTTCTACTGATGAGGTGCAGGTCTGATCCCGTGAGAATGGCGGCATTGACGACTCGTTTGCTGGATTCGCCAGCCATGAAGGTCAGCGTAGAGGAAAGAGATGAAGATGAAGGAAACTGTGATGAAAGAAACGGTGATCAATGTGCAAAGTCTAATGTGGCAATGGAAGGAGAAGAAAAGGGAACAAGAGCACCTGAAGCCATGCAAGAGAATCAAGATTCCGTTTTGACAGAACAACTAATGAAAGAATTCGACGACTCACTGGAAAAGTTGAAAAAAGAGGAGCTGAATTCAGATAAGGAGAAGCAAAGTCAGTTCAAGGAACAAGGAGAAGTGGCTACTGCTGCTGAGGTCGTTGAACTCGAAGAGGGAGGGAAAGAAAATGCAGAAGGAGAcgaacaagagcaagaagtagcACTAGTTGAATCGGAAAAGGCTAGTTTACGAGAAAAGATAGACGAGAACGAAATGCCCAGTGAGAGTCCTCTCCAAGAAAGAGAAACAGGGAAGGAACCAAGCATAATAATGAGATCTAGCAGCTGCCCTTCCACAGTAGACAAGCAAGAGAGAACAATGAGTCGAAGATCACaggaaagaggaagaagacaTAACCCTTCTTCAAAGGAAAGGGGCAGGCGGCATAGCTTTTCCACTGAGAGGGAGGCTAGGAGGCCAAGCTTTAATACTGAGAAGGAAGTAAGAAGATCTAGCTTCTCCAGTGAAGGGAAGGAAACTTGGAGCTTCTCTATAGAGAAGGATGGCTTGAAACTGGAAAAGGAACCAATGAATCAAGAAcagaatgaagaagaagaagaagaagaagactctgCCGCAGATATGGGGCGAAAAGATGACATCTTTGCGGTTCCAAAGACTCATAGCAGaggaatagaagaagaagaagaagaagacggagGCAGACAACATTTTAGGATAGAAGAGGAAACAGGACAAAAGGGCGTGGAAGAGAAGAGCCCTGATTTGCCTGACTGCCTTCTGTTAATGCTGTATGAACCCAAACTGTCGATGGAGGTTTCAAAAGAAACTTGGGTTTGTAGCGACGATTTTCTCCAGAGGAATCGCCACCCTTCAAAATCCACTGCTGCAGCTACCACCACCATGGTCACTAGCACTGACGAAGCTAGTGAGATCGCTAATGAGAATAAGGAAGTTGGCACTCCGATGCAAGATGCTTGCCGTCCTCCAGCACCAACCCTGCTCGCTGCAGACACGGAGAAGAAGCTAACAATCAATGCTGTGGCCAAGCACGCACAAGTGCCAACTCTTGCTTACGAGCCGCTGGTGCTTACGCGGTGCAAGTCAGAGCCAATGAGGTCGTCCGCAAGCTTGACGCCGGATGCTTGCTTCTGGAGGGATCGGCATCGGCCCATTGGAGCCACTGGAATTGGATTCTGA